The following coding sequences are from one Geothrix sp. window:
- a CDS encoding ComEA family DNA-binding protein translates to MSNPFTTLALALALALPLAATPDRAPRAPQRPVNLNTATVTELMQLPRVGQKTAERIIAFRKQHGGFQRSEELMNVKGIGEKSYAKLKPYLAATSAPRPAAAKK, encoded by the coding sequence ATGTCCAACCCCTTCACCACCCTGGCTTTGGCGCTCGCCCTGGCCCTTCCCCTCGCGGCGACCCCCGACCGCGCCCCCCGGGCCCCCCAGCGGCCGGTCAACCTCAACACGGCCACCGTCACCGAGCTGATGCAGCTGCCCCGCGTGGGCCAGAAGACGGCCGAGCGGATCATCGCCTTCCGGAAACAGCACGGCGGCTTCCAGCGCTCCGAGGAGCTGATGAACGTCAAGGGCATCGGCGAGAAGTCCTACGCCAAGCTCAAGCCCTATCTGGCCGCCACCTCCGCGCCGCGCCCCGCGGCCGCCAAGAAGTAG